One stretch of Deinococcus metalli DNA includes these proteins:
- a CDS encoding GGDEF domain-containing protein — MRDSAALTPPLLPDRPRHGVRPLGAGELGRREVYLLTLPGAALALLPAWLDAPLDAFERVALPALLTVLAAAFVAVLLNRWPLNRVLQGLLLGLWAALLGRVAFVLIAPGHATMEALAACGPWIPVLLAAHVWMLGREAGRVASQLALGALVLALLVAGALHPALITSATGNVVLQVLLAAVVALGGQRSGLLRLRREAREQRLGANLTGLGDSLTGLPDGRATRRWLRQATPRRLEGLAVAVITVDQHRQLETTHGEAFATCVMAHVARALEGALRDEDALTRLGPTEFVALLRVSDDRAARAACERLRLRVASRPLEGVNVTVSVGVALHAGEGDGLALLASAQDALDDVRTEGGNRARLAGARRTLIERPETDQHPV, encoded by the coding sequence ATGCGCGATTCCGCTGCCCTGACGCCGCCGCTGCTGCCGGACCGGCCCCGCCACGGGGTCCGCCCGCTGGGGGCCGGCGAGCTCGGACGCCGCGAGGTCTACCTGCTGACGCTGCCCGGCGCCGCCCTGGCACTGCTGCCGGCATGGCTGGACGCGCCGCTGGACGCCTTCGAGCGCGTGGCCCTGCCCGCCCTGTTGACCGTGCTGGCGGCGGCCTTCGTGGCGGTGCTGCTGAACCGCTGGCCGCTGAACCGGGTTCTACAGGGACTGCTGCTGGGGCTATGGGCCGCGCTGCTGGGCCGCGTGGCCTTCGTGCTGATCGCGCCGGGCCACGCAACCATGGAGGCCCTGGCGGCGTGCGGGCCGTGGATTCCGGTGCTGCTGGCTGCCCACGTGTGGATGCTGGGCCGGGAAGCGGGCCGGGTGGCCAGCCAGCTCGCCCTGGGGGCCCTGGTGCTGGCACTGCTGGTGGCGGGCGCGCTCCACCCCGCGCTGATCACCTCGGCGACGGGCAACGTGGTCCTGCAGGTGCTGCTGGCGGCTGTGGTGGCCCTCGGCGGGCAGCGTTCGGGCCTGCTGCGGCTGCGCCGTGAGGCACGCGAGCAGCGGCTGGGCGCCAACCTGACCGGGCTGGGCGACAGCCTGACCGGCCTGCCGGACGGGCGCGCCACCCGGCGCTGGCTGCGGCAGGCCACGCCGCGCCGCCTGGAGGGCCTGGCGGTGGCCGTGATCACGGTGGATCAGCACCGGCAGCTGGAGACCACGCACGGCGAGGCCTTCGCCACCTGCGTGATGGCGCACGTGGCCCGCGCGCTGGAGGGCGCCCTGCGCGACGAGGACGCCCTGACCCGCCTGGGTCCCACAGAGTTTGTGGCGCTGCTCCGCGTCTCGGATGACCGGGCCGCGCGCGCCGCGTGCGAGAGGCTACGCCTGCGCGTGGCGTCCCGGCCGCTGGAAGGCGTGAACGTGACCGTCAGCGTGGGGGTCGCCCTGCATGCGGGCGAGGGGGACGGTCTGGCGCTGCTGGCGAGCGCGCAGGACGCCCTGGACGACGTGCGGACGGAGGGCGGCAACCGCGCCCGTCTGGCCGGTGCCCGCCGCACCCTCATCGAGCGCCCGGAGACGGACCAGCACCCGGTCTGA
- a CDS encoding nitrilase-related carbon-nitrogen hydrolase, producing the protein MPPRAFRVIAVQPHWRATDFTSAAAFRAWMRAQLEAARPHVAPDRPTLVVLTELNGLPLVLRGGGWALGLRTFERVAGALFVSRLPRTLPVLLRERVSPVRALQLADSAANTALYLHTCRDLAREYGVYLCCGSAPSPRYRRRGRTLEREPGVLTNQTVLLAPDGTLIGAADKVYLTPDEEAGGVDLTPGRLGDLRVFPTPVGDLGVAISLDAFRLDVIAHLDARGCTVLLQPDANGAPWTGYEGLPPDPAHPRDQPEAWLESSWAVTARQQGIRYAVNPMVVGNLLDLTFDGQSAITGPPDEAPQPRSYVMTAPRPGFLALAPWVEDGPSPHLRAVGRQLAAHSGHPRENAYVTTVLHADLTLPATTLKPSAPTEHERALQALLDGHARPPRRVPWALLGLVALAYALWRKR; encoded by the coding sequence ATGCCGCCCCGAGCCTTTCGCGTGATCGCCGTCCAGCCCCACTGGCGCGCCACGGACTTCACGTCTGCCGCCGCCTTCCGCGCGTGGATGCGCGCCCAGCTGGAGGCCGCCCGGCCGCACGTCGCGCCGGACCGCCCGACCCTGGTCGTCCTGACCGAACTCAACGGCCTGCCGCTGGTGCTGCGCGGCGGGGGCTGGGCGCTGGGCCTGCGCACCTTTGAACGGGTCGCGGGCGCCCTGTTCGTGTCCCGGCTGCCGCGCACCCTGCCGGTGCTGCTGCGTGAACGCGTGTCGCCCGTGCGCGCCCTGCAACTCGCGGACAGCGCCGCGAACACCGCCCTGTACCTGCACACGTGCCGCGACCTGGCGCGCGAGTACGGCGTGTATCTGTGCTGCGGTTCGGCCCCCAGCCCCCGCTACCGCCGGCGTGGCCGGACGCTGGAGCGCGAGCCCGGCGTCCTGACCAATCAGACGGTCCTTCTCGCGCCCGACGGCACCCTGATCGGCGCGGCCGACAAGGTGTACCTCACTCCGGACGAGGAAGCCGGCGGCGTCGATCTCACGCCGGGGCGTCTGGGTGATCTGCGGGTCTTTCCCACACCTGTGGGCGACCTGGGCGTGGCCATCAGCCTCGACGCCTTCCGCCTCGACGTGATCGCGCATCTGGACGCGCGCGGCTGCACGGTGTTGCTGCAACCCGACGCGAACGGCGCGCCCTGGACCGGCTATGAGGGCCTGCCGCCGGACCCGGCACACCCGCGCGACCAGCCTGAGGCGTGGCTGGAGTCGAGTTGGGCTGTCACGGCCCGCCAGCAGGGCATCCGCTACGCCGTGAACCCCATGGTGGTCGGCAACCTGCTCGACCTGACCTTCGACGGGCAGAGCGCCATCACCGGCCCCCCGGACGAGGCGCCGCAGCCGCGCAGCTACGTCATGACGGCCCCGCGCCCCGGCTTCCTGGCCCTGGCGCCCTGGGTCGAGGACGGCCCGTCGCCGCACCTGCGTGCTGTGGGCCGGCAGCTCGCCGCGCACAGCGGCCACCCCCGCGAGAACGCCTACGTCACCACTGTCCTCCACGCCGACCTGACGCTGCCTGCCACCACCCTGAAGCCGTCCGCCCCCACCGAGCACGAACGTGCCCTGCAGGCCCTCCTGGACGGCCACGCGCGGCCTCCGCGGCGTGTTCCCTGGGCGCTGCTGGGCCTCGTGGCGCTTGCCTACGCCCTCTGGCGCAAGCGTTGA
- a CDS encoding carboxypeptidase-like regulatory domain-containing protein — translation MAYAGEVPQDGSPAILLTLLAILPFPPPRTLDRTPLRFRLRYLVTAAPNASPAGQKVLGQVLAAAMQASDFQVELGDMAPELWSALGWRPQPAFWLMVPVTVPREQPSAPLAREHVLSVQDAGRVWRRGTVTDARGQPVAGARVQLEGAPEPLYTNSAGQFELAARPEDQVQIAAPGGREVQRVLVQPPGRQMTWPVTLPPPE, via the coding sequence GTGGCATATGCCGGTGAGGTGCCGCAGGACGGCTCGCCGGCGATCCTGCTGACCCTGCTGGCGATCCTGCCCTTTCCGCCGCCGCGCACCTTAGACCGCACGCCCCTGCGCTTCCGGTTGCGGTACCTCGTGACTGCCGCGCCGAACGCCTCACCGGCTGGGCAGAAGGTGCTGGGTCAGGTGCTGGCCGCGGCTATGCAGGCGTCAGACTTTCAGGTGGAACTGGGCGACATGGCCCCGGAGCTGTGGTCGGCGCTGGGATGGCGGCCACAGCCGGCCTTCTGGCTCATGGTACCGGTCACCGTGCCCAGGGAGCAGCCCTCCGCCCCGCTGGCGCGGGAACACGTGCTCAGCGTGCAGGATGCTGGGCGGGTGTGGCGACGCGGCACCGTCACCGACGCGCGGGGGCAGCCCGTGGCGGGCGCACGCGTGCAACTGGAAGGTGCACCCGAGCCGCTGTATACGAACAGCGCGGGGCAGTTCGAACTCGCCGCCCGTCCGGAGGATCAGGTGCAGATCGCGGCCCCCGGCGGCAGGGAGGTGCAGCGCGTGCTCGTTCAGCCCCCGGGGCGGCAGATGACTTGGCCGGTGACCCTGCCACCGCCCGAATAG
- a CDS encoding phage tail sheath family protein, which yields MPNYLAPDVYVEEVPGGPRPIEAVGTSTAAFIGAAPDGNALAQSIRAVTNWSEFQRMYAAQGQAGTDLSQAVYGFFQNGGQRCYVVNTGAARDLPAALTMVAQRDDVAIVAAPGFTDAADYDALLSHCEALGDRVAILDAAHDVPDVMALTQVARPAPAARAGADAPDRASPGDLHGLRPRQSDDGYGAVYFPWLRVRDPANPSSLVDVPPSGHMAGIWARTDATRGVHKAPANEAVRGALDLTYHLTRAEQEQLNSHGVNCVRFFSTEGVRVWGARTVADSASEFRYLNVRRLFNMIKESIAQSTRWIVFEPNDETLWKSIRRDVSAFLLRLWRDGALMGRTPQEAFFVKCDRETNPPEVINAGQVVTLIGVAPVKPAEFIVFRLSQMEQRSDTDGRGE from the coding sequence ATGCCGAATTACCTTGCGCCGGATGTCTACGTCGAGGAAGTACCGGGTGGCCCACGACCCATCGAGGCGGTCGGAACCAGCACGGCCGCGTTCATCGGCGCCGCGCCAGACGGAAACGCGCTGGCGCAGAGCATCCGCGCGGTCACGAACTGGTCGGAGTTTCAGCGCATGTATGCCGCGCAGGGGCAGGCCGGTACCGACCTGTCGCAGGCGGTGTACGGCTTTTTCCAGAATGGCGGGCAACGCTGTTACGTGGTCAACACCGGCGCGGCGCGCGATCTGCCCGCTGCCCTGACCATGGTCGCACAGCGCGATGACGTGGCGATCGTGGCTGCGCCGGGCTTCACGGATGCGGCCGACTACGACGCCCTGCTGAGCCACTGCGAGGCTCTGGGCGATCGGGTGGCCATCCTGGACGCCGCGCACGACGTGCCGGACGTGATGGCGCTGACCCAGGTGGCCCGCCCAGCCCCGGCGGCCCGGGCGGGAGCGGACGCACCAGATCGGGCGTCCCCCGGCGACCTGCACGGGCTGAGACCCCGGCAGTCCGACGACGGCTACGGCGCGGTGTACTTTCCGTGGCTCAGGGTGCGTGATCCGGCGAATCCCTCGTCGCTGGTGGACGTGCCGCCCAGCGGCCACATGGCGGGCATCTGGGCGCGCACCGACGCCACCCGCGGCGTTCACAAGGCCCCGGCAAACGAGGCGGTGCGCGGCGCGCTGGACCTCACGTACCACCTCACGCGGGCCGAGCAGGAGCAGCTGAACAGCCACGGCGTGAACTGCGTGCGCTTCTTCTCCACCGAGGGCGTGCGCGTGTGGGGTGCGCGAACGGTCGCGGACAGCGCCAGCGAGTTCCGGTACCTGAACGTCCGGCGGCTCTTCAACATGATCAAGGAGTCGATCGCGCAGAGCACGCGCTGGATCGTGTTCGAACCGAACGACGAGACGCTCTGGAAATCCATCCGGCGGGACGTCAGCGCCTTCCTGCTGCGGCTGTGGCGGGACGGCGCGCTGATGGGCCGCACGCCGCAGGAGGCGTTCTTCGTGAAGTGCGACCGGGAAACCAACCCGCCCGAGGTGATCAACGCCGGACAGGTCGTGACCCTCATCGGGGTGGCGCCCGTGAAGCCGGCGGAATTCATCGTCTTCCGCCTCAGCCAGATGGAGCAGCGCAGCGACACCGACGGGCGGGGTGAGTGA
- a CDS encoding phage tail protein, which translates to MPDIQDPYRSYNFKIVIQGVVEGHFTQCSGLGVRVGVIRYREGGNGQVARALPGRVEYADVELKYGLTQSRELWDWLMTVVQGEVVRRNVSILMLDPQGTQEVMRWNLVNAWPSQWRGAVLDAMSQEAALEYLTLVYDTLERA; encoded by the coding sequence GTGCCGGACATCCAGGATCCGTACCGCAGCTACAACTTCAAGATCGTCATCCAGGGCGTGGTGGAGGGGCACTTCACGCAGTGCAGCGGCCTGGGCGTGCGCGTGGGCGTCATCCGCTACCGCGAGGGCGGCAACGGCCAGGTCGCCCGCGCCCTGCCGGGACGGGTGGAGTACGCGGACGTGGAGCTGAAGTACGGCCTCACGCAGTCCCGCGAACTGTGGGACTGGCTGATGACCGTCGTGCAGGGCGAGGTGGTGCGCAGGAACGTCTCCATCCTGATGCTCGATCCGCAGGGCACGCAGGAAGTCATGCGCTGGAACCTCGTGAACGCGTGGCCGTCGCAGTGGCGCGGCGCGGTGCTGGACGCCATGAGCCAGGAAGCCGCGCTGGAGTACCTCACGCTGGTGTACGACACCCTCGAGCGCGCATGA
- a CDS encoding CIS tube protein: MERVGFLIEATNERISCLLNPEHFTVTRHAGVGPVRSVGGLLGARALGDDPLLALGGGVTELDLRLLFDTSVQEPPQRAADVRDLTRPLWQLAEGLGAPGRGPALARVRFLWGKSWNVLGVVLAVSERFEQFAASGAPQRSWLHLRLRRVPEQVADDTMSGPATPPDWGDGPTLPAAGGAPAVPADVYAVQGDGLQSGSRLDTLAAQVYGDPAAWRAIAAVNDLASPFELVAGQLLQLPAALSVAGSGRLDGTGFASAGGTP, translated from the coding sequence GTGGAACGGGTGGGTTTCCTGATCGAGGCCACGAACGAGCGGATCAGCTGCCTGCTGAACCCCGAGCACTTCACGGTCACGCGGCACGCGGGCGTGGGGCCGGTCCGGTCCGTGGGGGGGCTGCTGGGGGCCCGCGCCCTGGGGGACGATCCGCTGCTCGCGCTGGGCGGCGGCGTGACCGAACTCGATCTGCGTCTGCTGTTCGACACGTCCGTGCAGGAACCGCCGCAGCGCGCGGCGGACGTGCGCGACCTGACCCGGCCGCTGTGGCAGCTGGCCGAGGGGCTGGGCGCTCCGGGTCGCGGGCCAGCCCTGGCGCGCGTGCGCTTCCTGTGGGGCAAATCGTGGAATGTGCTGGGCGTGGTTCTGGCGGTCAGCGAGCGCTTCGAGCAGTTCGCCGCGAGCGGAGCGCCGCAGCGGTCGTGGCTGCACCTGCGTCTGCGCCGCGTGCCGGAGCAGGTGGCGGATGACACGATGTCCGGCCCGGCGACCCCGCCCGACTGGGGAGACGGGCCGACCCTGCCCGCTGCGGGGGGCGCTCCCGCCGTTCCGGCCGACGTGTACGCCGTGCAGGGCGACGGATTGCAGTCGGGCAGCCGCCTGGACACGCTGGCCGCCCAGGTGTACGGCGATCCGGCGGCGTGGCGCGCCATTGCGGCCGTCAACGACCTCGCCAGTCCGTTCGAACTGGTGGCCGGGCAGCTCCTGCAACTGCCGGCCGCGCTGTCCGTGGCGGGTTCCGGCAGGCTGGACGGTACGGGCTTTGCGTCTGCGGGGGGAACACCATGA